The genome window GGTGCGTGAGAAACTCCAGGCTCATCCACTTTCGCCCCAAGAGGATGTGAATAGCCTGACAGGAGGGATACCTCTCCCGGAGATTGAATCGAGGGTCCGACGGGAAGAAGCCATTTCCCTCCGTGTCGGGGAAAGGATCGTTGGTTGTGTACTGAGGGATCACGAGGAGGATGAAACCCTGACAGCCGCAATCCTCCTAGAGAACCTGGCGTGCAAGGCGACGGGGGTCCTCGCTCTTCGCCACCTGCTTCGCCCGCTTGCTGACGAAGCAAGCGTTTCCCCCCAGGAGATCGATTACATTATCGGAAGTTCAGAAGAGGCGGTCGGAGACCGCTACCAACGGGGCGGGGGGAGTCTAGGCAAGGCGATTGGGGAGATGGCCGGCCTCATCAAGGCCTCGGGGGCCGATGTGAAGGCCTTCTGTACTTCCCCCATGCATGCGGTGATCCTCGCGGGGGCCCTTGTCCAGGCCGGGATCTTCAGGAACGTCGCAGTGGTGGCGGGGGGCTCACTCCCCAAATTGGGGATGAAGTTCAAAGCCCATCTCAAGAAAGAGATGCCGGTTCTGGAAGATGTGCTGGGGGGAGTCGCCGTCATTGTGGGAACCGATGACAGGAGGAACCCCATTATCAGGACCGATGCTGTAGGCATGCACGATATTGGCACAGGCACTTCCCAGCAAGCCCTCACCGAGGCTCTTGTTCTGAAGCCGTTGGAGAAGCTCGGGCGGCGGCTGACCGATGTGGCCAAGTACGCGACCGAGATGCATAACCCCGAGATTACCGTCCCGGCCGGAAGCGGCAACGTTCCCCACACCAACTATCGGATGATTGCTGCCTTAGCTGCCCTCCGGGGGGAGATTGGTCAGGAGGAGATGGAGCTTTTCGTCCGACGCCATGGGATGCCTGGCTATGCCCCCACGCAGGGTCACATCGCATCGGCAATCTGCTTCCTCGGGCAGGCTCGAGATGGGTTGCGGACGAGAAAACTGAGGTGCGCCATGTTTCTCGCCAAGGGAAGCCTCTTTCTGGGGAGGATGACGGAGATGCCCGATGGGGTCTCCTTCCTCCTCGAACCGAATCCGGCTTAAGTGTGTTTGACTGGGAAAGGAGGCGATAGAATGGTTCTGAGGGGAAAGAAGGCAATCGTCATTGGAGAGCGAGACGGCATTCCTGCCCCTGCCATACGTGAGTGCCTGACGGGTGCTGGTGTCGATGTCATCTACGCCGCCACTGAATGCTTCGTTTGAACGGCGGCCGGGGCCATGGACTTGGAGAACCAGGGGCGCATTAAGGAGCTTGCCGAGCGGAACGAGAAGCGCGACTTGGTGGTCGTCTTGGGAGCTTCTGACCCGGAGAGCGTCAAGCTCATCGCCGAGACGGTGACCCTGGGCGATCCAAGCTATGCCGGTGCCCTGGGAGGGGTCCAGTTAGGACTCCCCGTGTATCACATCCTCGAACCTGAGGTGAAGGAGCAGGTCAATCGTGAGGTCTATCAGCAGCAGGTGGGAATGATGGAGATGGTGCTCGACGTCCCTAAGCTTATTGAGCCCCTCAGGAAGATCCGTGAGCAGGTGACGGACGTGGGTGTGTGAGGGGCGGAAGCAGGAGACGCAAGGTTGCAGCAAGAAGACCAGGGAAGGGGGTCAAAGCGGTGAAGCTGGAGTTAGGAATATGTCTCATCAGGGATATGCGGTTCGCGGACACCACCCGCATCAGTGATCACGTCCTCTGTGTGAACAAGAAGGAGCTCGCAGCACTCCTCCTCGCCGATCGCCGTCTCGGCAGTCTGGAGTTGGAGATTGTCCGTCCCAATGAACGGGAACGAGTTATCCACGTTCTCGATGTGATCGAGCCGCGGATCAAGGTTGAGGGGCCTGGAGCGATCTTCCCGGGGATGATCGGCAAACTTGAGCGGGTGGGGGAGGGGCGGAGTCATGTGCTCAAAGGGGTCACGGTGGTGGAAACCGGGCAAATCCCGGGGGTCCCGGAGGCGCTTTTGGATATGACCGGCCCTGCGGCAGAGTTGGTCCCCTTTGGCCGGACCTGTAACCTTGTTCTTATCCCTCAGTTTGCCGAGGGGCTGGAGCGTGTGGAATGTGCGAACGCCATGAAGATGGCGGGGCTGAAGGCCGCAGTCTATCTGGCCGAAGCGAGCAGGGATCTTCAGCCTGATCACATCGAGATCTATGACCTCCCCCCGCTGCCCGACCTGGATGAAGGGATGAAAGGTCTGCCACGGATCGCCTATATCTACCAGCTCCAATCGCAAGCCGACCTTTGTGAGCCATTTGTATACGGGGATAACGCCAGGAAGCTGTTACCCACGCTGCTTCATCCGAACGAGTTGATGGACGGGGCCATCGTCAGCGGCAACTACGAAATGCCCCCCTGCTTCAAGAACGTCACATATACCCACCAGAACAACCCTATTATGCATACGCTCTATCTCCGCCACAAACGAGACCTCTGCTTTGTCGGGGTGATCGTGATGAACGAGCATCCGACGCTTCATGAGAAGGAGCGATCGGCAGTCATGGCCGCGAAGCTGGCCAAGGATATCCTGGGGGCCGATGGGGTTATCATCACGAAGGAAGGGGGAGGGCACGCTGATAC of Candidatus Methylomirabilota bacterium contains these proteins:
- the grdC gene encoding glycine/sarcosine/betaine reductase complex component C subunit beta, giving the protein MRRSSTPPQAFIGNLLPDDLWNFQQPWYTHVLHQAPRSGPYGEIMPEDQFYGLLKAADRFNLVHLEKGFMEEVREKLQAHPLSPQEDVNSLTGGIPLPEIESRVRREEAISLRVGERIVGCVLRDHEEDETLTAAILLENLACKATGVLALRHLLRPLADEASVSPQEIDYIIGSSEEAVGDRYQRGGGSLGKAIGEMAGLIKASGADVKAFCTSPMHAVILAGALVQAGIFRNVAVVAGGSLPKLGMKFKAHLKKEMPVLEDVLGGVAVIVGTDDRRNPIIRTDAVGMHDIGTGTSQQALTEALVLKPLEKLGRRLTDVAKYATEMHNPEITVPAGSGNVPHTNYRMIAALAALRGEIGQEEMELFVRRHGMPGYAPTQGHIASAICFLGQARDGLRTRKLRCAMFLAKGSLFLGRMTEMPDGVSFLLEPNPA
- the grdA gene encoding glycine/sarcosine/betaine reductase complex selenoprotein A — encoded protein: MVLRGKKAIVIGERDGIPAPAIRECLTGAGVDVIYAATECFVUTAAGAMDLENQGRIKELAERNEKRDLVVVLGASDPESVKLIAETVTLGDPSYAGALGGVQLGLPVYHILEPEVKEQVNREVYQQQVGMMEMVLDVPKLIEPLRKIREQVTDVGV
- a CDS encoding glycine/sarcosine/betaine reductase component B subunit — protein: MKLELGICLIRDMRFADTTRISDHVLCVNKKELAALLLADRRLGSLELEIVRPNERERVIHVLDVIEPRIKVEGPGAIFPGMIGKLERVGEGRSHVLKGVTVVETGQIPGVPEALLDMTGPAAELVPFGRTCNLVLIPQFAEGLERVECANAMKMAGLKAAVYLAEASRDLQPDHIEIYDLPPLPDLDEGMKGLPRIAYIYQLQSQADLCEPFVYGDNARKLLPTLLHPNELMDGAIVSGNYEMPPCFKNVTYTHQNNPIMHTLYLRHKRDLCFVGVIVMNEHPTLHEKERSAVMAAKLAKDILGADGVIITKEGGGHADTDLMLNCQRCEEAGVKTVLVVDEPAGPDGTAPPLSDASSDRADAFVSTGNSNESIELPAVERVIGGKALAGLNDPPQGALRVPVMMIPSATSQVGFTRLTTVEV